Within Myotis daubentonii chromosome 13, mMyoDau2.1, whole genome shotgun sequence, the genomic segment GGGTGCCCGCTGCTTTCTGCTGGGCTGGCCGTAGCTGCTCTGCCAATTCCCAGCAGGGGCCGCTCCACGCTCCCGGGGCACGCTCTTAACCCCCTGGCTCAGGGCACCCACCTCTCCAAAGGGCAGGTCCCGCTGCGGAGGCAGGGCTCCCCTGGGTCAGGCGCGGGGCACCGGCTCTGGACCCGCGGAGGGGAGGCgcaaggggcgggggagggtccgCTTCCCACGTGGGGGCTGACGACGGCTGCTCAGCAACGCCGGCCTGATCCCGGGGCTATAAAACCAGTCCACCGCCAGCGCGGCGAGCAGCAGCAGCTCGGCTTCCGTGCAGACGCCCTGCAGCCGGCGCGCCGCTGCCCGGCCACCCCAGCGCCTTCTCCCCCGGCCCCGCGCTCCCGCCTCGATCCACGCTGCCTCCGGACCGGCGAGTCCGGCCGCGCTCCGCGCTCGCAGCGCGCCAGGCCGACGCCCCAAAGACCCTCTGCCTAGACCGCGGCTCCTGGAGGGTCCATTGCCCTCCCGCCCGGGACCGCCTGAGCACGGGGGCGCCTTCATGCGGCCCCCACACCTctcgcccgccgccgccgcccccgagCTCCGCGCGCTGCGCCCCGGCCCCAGCAGGGCACGCAACTTTGGAAGTCGCGCGGCGCACCGAGAGACGGCAGAGTCCGCGCCcgggccccagccctggccccgccggccccgccgcgTCTGGGGGAAGCAGGAGAGCCGGTGATCGCTTCGGGGATGTAAGGAGACGGACGGAGGACCCAAAGCCCGCATCAGCACCCCTTGGCTGCCtcccggggtgggggcgggcccCGCTCACGGTAAGACCTCTCGCTTTTGCTCGGGCTCAAGAGTCAAGCTATagatatatacatgtattttaaatttcctgtTATCTCTCCAAGTTACCAGGCCAGCGGTGATTTTTGTTCTCTCTCCGCGAAGAATAAATCTCTTCCCCCATCGGCTCGACCTACTGTCTCCCGCCGCCTAGAAATAAAAGTTGGCTGCTGGTAGGAGCTGGGAGCCAGCAGGCGCCCACCCCGGGCGCCCGAAGCACGGACAGGGGCGCCGTTCGCTGGAGCAGGGCCCAATGGGCCGCTAGCGGCTCTCCAGCTCCAGCTGGACGTCCCCGCGGTCCCCACCCCATGTGAGGCGCCGCGGGGCGAGCGGGCCgcgggaggaagaggaggacccACGGGCTCCGAGCCGGAAGGCTGCTGGCACCAGGCTCAGGCGAGCGGGCACCCGCGTTCATGTTCCGCCAGGAGCAGCCGCTGGCCGAGGGCAGCTTCGGGCCCATGGGCTCCCTGCAGCCGGACGCCGGCAATGCGAGCTGGAACGGGACCGAGGCGCCGGGGGGCGGCGCCTGGGCCGTCCCCTACTCTTTGCAGGTGACGTTGACACTCGTGTGCCTGGCCGGGCTGCTCATGCTGCTCACCGTGTTCGGCAACGTGCTGGTCATCATCGCCGTGTTCACCAGCCGCGCGCTCAAGGCGCCCCAGAACCTCTTCCTGGTGTCGCTGGCCTCGGCCGACATCCTGGTGGCCACGCTCGTCATCCCTTTCTCGCTGGCCAACGAGGTCATGGGCTACTGGTACTTCGGCAAGGTGTGGTGCGAGATCTACCTGGCGCTCGACGTGCTCTTCTGCACCTCGTCCATCGTGCACCTGTGCGCCATCAGCCTGGACCGCTACTGGTCCATCACGCAGGCCATCGAGTACAACCTGAAGCGCACGCCGCGCCGCATCAAGGCCATCATCGTCACCGTGTGGGTCATCTCGGCCGTCATCTCCTTCCCGCCGCTCATCTCCATCGAGAAGAAGGGCGGCGGCGGCCAGCAGCAGGACGAGCCGCGCTGCGAGATCAACGACCAGAAGTGGTACGTCATCGCGTCGTGCATCGGCTCCTTCTTCGCGCCCTGCCTCATCATGATCCTGGTCTACGTGCGCATCTACCAGATCGCCAAGCGCCGCACCCGCGTGCCGCCCAGCCGCCGGGGCCCGGACCACGCGCCGCCGGGGGGCGCCGAGCGCCGGCCCAACGGCCTGGGCCCCGAGCGcggcctgggccccgggggcGCCGAGGCCGAGCCGCTGCCCGCCCAGCTCAACGGAGCCCCCGGGGAGCCCGCGCCGGCCGGGCCGCGCGACACCGACGTGCTGGACCTGGAGGAGAGCTCGTCGTCCGAGCACGGGGAGAGGGCCCCGGGGTCCCGCCGGTCCGAGCGCGGCAGCCGCTCCAAGGGCCACACCCGGGAGAACCCGGCCAAGCCCGGGGACAGCCTGCCGCGGCGCGGGCAGGGCGCGGGGCCCGGGGCGCTGGGGACCGGCCCCGAGGAGGAGCGCGGCGGGGGCGCCAAGGCGTCGCGCTGGCGCGGGCGGCAGAACCGCGAGAAGCGCTTCACCTTCGTGCTGGCCGTGGTCATCGGCGTGTTCGTGGTGTGCTGGTTCCCCTTCTTCTTCACCTACACGCTCACGGCCGTCGGCTGCGACGTGCCGCGCACGCTCTTCAAATTCTTCTTCTGGTTCGGCTACTGCAACAGCTCGCTGAACCCGGTCATCTACACCATCTTCAACCACGACTTCCGCCGCGCCTTCAAGAAGATCCTCTGCCGCGGGGACAGAAAGCGCATCGTGTGAGCGCGgagcccgcccccggcccccggcccccggcccccgcggAGGACTCGCGCGGACCGCAGGCGGCGCATCCGAGGGCGCGTCTGCCGGGTCCCGGCGCGCTGACCACCCGGCCTGCCGGCGCCACGCGCCCCAGCCTGGGGGCTGCTCTGCGGCCTCCGTTGAACATCTGCTCTCCCTACCGGGGGAAGAATACTGGCCGCGAGGGCCAcacgcctcccccgccccaccttcCCCCATCATTGTTAGGGCCGCTCCGCACTCGGAGCCATCTTCCAGGGTCCGTGGGCCGCCCCTGATCAGTATTGTTTCCTGAAGGTATTGTCCCCTCCCCTGAGTCCAGACAGAGCAGTCCAGAGCCATCGCTGAAGCCCAGAGGACATGGCTCTCCAAGCGGTTACCTGGCCTTGGCACatggctctcccctccccccatctctgtTTTTACACACAGCTCAGGGCAGCCCGGcccgccctcccaccctcccctgtaaATAGACACTATTTTTTGAAAGAAcctgcggggcgggggcgggggtccctaATGTCGCTTGGCTTTTGTTGCTGGAATCCTGGCTGTGGGAGATGCCCTAGAGGCAGACATGTGGTGtctggggcagggcaggtccctctgCAATGCAAGCCCTTTTCTAGTGCCCTCATGACGTCCCTCCGTGTCCTTTTCCACCAGCAACTGGTGACTGTCCCTCGGGGCCTGGCCCTGCTTTGAGATGTCCTGAGGGGGAAAAGATTTGTCCATTTTTCTCCTGTGCCTCACAGCGTAATTGCCTTTTCCTATGTAAATATTGCCATGATGGACCAAGACAGAAGCAATGAACCTTTCCGCCTTGCATCAGCCCCGTGTATAAAGCCATTACCCCCCAGGCACCCTTTAACTCACTTTAAAACCTCTTTCTGaagtcccctccctccttttctccggGGCCACTGCTTGAAGAATAtgtatgtttctattttgtgttGTATGTGCGCCTCTCTGTCTCCCAGAGTGCTGACTGGGGGGAAATCGTGGAGCTGCTGTTTTTAGACACAGAGAAGTGTAAATTATGTGGAAGAGGCAAACCTGATACAATTTGCCCAAGGTAAACAGTTTGAAAAGACAAATGGGCCTGCCACTGTACAGTTCCTGCCCCAAGAGCTCTTAGGTATCAAAGTGTTGTCCTTTCCCCACCTCTGTTTTTCTGGTTGAGATCGCGTCACTGATGAATTCCCAAAGTCAACGGAGGAGGGCGGAGACCTCGTGTTTACATGAGTTTCTACACGTTTCAGACAGAGACTCTTTAAGGCCTGCACTCTCATTTtactaaagaaaaattaatgtcAGCACATGTTGCTAATGACagtggattttttaaataaaaaagtttacAGATCAAATGTGAAATAAACATGAATTAAATGCTCCTGCCTGTTAATCTGAGTTTCCAAAAGCTTTAAGACTCCGAGAACatctttaaattgaaaaatacatgCACTTTATAAAACAAGTGCAAGCAACAACAAAGCTACCATTTactaagtgtttgtttttttttaatgtgctggACACAACGAGGAGCCCACTATAGGTTTTGCTTCATTTAATCTTCCCACAAACCCTATGAATTAAGGAAtattattatatccattttacaggtgaagaaactgagtctcagagggCAAGATATTTGCCCAAGGTTAACAAGAGGTGGAAATGCTTCGTAGCAGCTTTGTCTGGTTCCGGGGTCTGTATTCTTAACCCCAGGCTTGCCAGAGGCGCATGGTTACCCCTTTGCAGAATGCTGCCAGCAGTGAGGTCTCTACACAAAGCGTGCCATGTACACAAAGTATGGGCTGTATTCCAAGTGTGCGGATATCCACAGAGTGTGCAGATACCGCAGGGGGTCTATATGCCCTGAAGTGTGTACGTAGTCCAAAGGGTATGTATATCCCCTGAAGTATGGCATATGCACCAAGTGTGGAATATACTCCAAAATGTGTATCGCACCTTACAGCACGATAATGTACAACATGCGTGTAGCCCAGGGTGTGGGATAAATACCTAAATAGAAGCATGTCTTGGTTGGTGGCTTGAAATCTCTCTGGCCAAAAGCTGTGAGACTGTGTCACCTCCTGTTCTCCCTGTTGCATTTCTGTAACATCAAGTTCTGCTCTGCTGTCCCGGGGAGCTGAAGATCCTCAGTGTATGGTGGTGGTTATAGCACTCGGAAGTGGGAAGGGCCCTTAGAAATCCAAGAATCCGACCCCTCATTTTCCAAGAGGAGTGGCTTGCGCAGGGTCCCACAGCTCTGGGTGACAGGGCTCTGGACCcacgctgcctcctgcagctggaGGCAGCTGGAGCCGCTCTGTGCCTGATCACACACACAGCTGATGGAGCGCTATTCATCCGGGAGCTGGGTTTGAGGGGCCATCACAAGCCACAGGTCATGGTTTGGGGAAGGATGGACTCTGTAAGGCAGGCACTTCGTAAGGACGGACTTTGTAAGGTCCTGGAGCACTCTCTGGGCCACACTTGTCTTCTTTAACTTTTTTAGTGGTGGCCAAGAGGTGTGTCAGGGTGGAAGCCCTGAGAAGTCATCTGGGTCCTGAGGGGCCCTGCGGGGAGGGAAGGCATCTGTTCCCAGAGGTTTTTGGAGAGGTGGGAACATCTGACCCTGCAgactggggtgggcaggctgctGGTTCCAGTGACCCTTGCCTAGGGGCTCCACACCATGGCCTTTGCTGCCAAGTCTGGCTGCCTGGTCTGGTGCTGAGCCTGGCTCCCTGCCCCTACTCcagcctctttctccctcccactccagCCACCCATCGCCCCAAAGGCAAACAGTGCCAGACAATAAGCCAGCCTGGCAGGCCCCCAGGAACTGGGCTGTGTGTCTCAGACGCAGGGGCAGATACAAACAGTGCTTGCTGTTGACTCTTTTCTGCTCTGTCTGCGGGTCTGTGTTTGTCTTCCCTTCACCCCCAGAGGCCCCGCTCCCTGGGAAAGCGGGAAGTgtgggcagcccctcccccccttttccaGCTGCAGAGAAGCCTCAGAGATGGAGGAGTCCTGGGCAACATGGGGAGAGAGGGCCGGAGTCGGCAGGGGCATCACTGTTCATTGCCGAGGGCTTAAGCAAGTCTGCAAAgcggaggggtggggtggggaggggattggAGGAGGAGAAATGGCCCTCATGGCTGTCTTACCTAAAGATCAGGAGGTGAGACTGTCACCTCACAGCTTCCTGTCCACATCTGGTCTGGATTACCAGCCCAAGGGGACCTGTCTTCATGATGGAATCTCCTATTTTATGTGACTTTGGTTAGCGTATCAAAAGCCACTGGCTTTTGGGTCTAAAGCATGTTTTGCTAGATTTATTCCTGCAAGGTGCCTTGAGTTGGAGGAGTGCCCTTGCTTGAGCCTGGGTGCAAGGCTTTATTCAGTATCTTCTGTGCTatggggctggaggggagaaTGGCGAAAAAGTGCCTTCGGTTTCCCCCCTTTATGACTCTATAATCAAATCAGAGTTTTAGAGCCAGAAGTTCCCACACACATCCTCCACTCCGATTTTGTGCTGTTGAGGGACCGGAGACCTTGAAAGGGTGACTGGTCATGGGACCTTGTGGGCAACCTCGAGCCCACTGCTCCCTGACTCTCCGTCTGATGCCGTCGATATTCATCAGGAATCCTGTTTTGCTGTTGGATTTGGTGAGTTGCTGATCAACCCTAGAGGAGCCCTCTTTGCTTGTTCTGTGCCAAGcaccatgccaggcactgtgaggaGGCCCTCTCCCGTCCATGCACGTGTCCTGCAGAGCCCAGCACTGGTCCCTAAGTGGTTATTAGGGCTGCCCTGTGCTCTGGAAGCATTAAggctgccgggggtggggggtgcaggatgTGCGGTGTGAAGCATTAAGTAGCCATACAACAGTGACAGCGTGGCGGGGGTCAGTGGATGCTGAGTGCCCTGAAGGTCATGGCATCTCTCTGTACTGTTGTGTGTGCAGTAGGGGAGAGGTCGCTGCGGCTGGGAGCTCAGGGAGTAGAATGTGGGAGATGGGGTGCCAGGACTGTAGctgaggaagggggcagggaaggcAGCTCGGGTTCCAGCAGCTGAGCCCTGTGGAAGCACTGCAAGGCCTAAGGCAAGCCTCAGCTTTCGTTTCTCCCACCTGATCCCCCTTGAGGACACCCATCCTATCAGGAAACCTACCTTCCTGACTCAGATAGCAGGATCCAAGCACCCAGGCTCCTGCCCTTGGCAGAGCCAGGGCCCACCACCAGGCCAGGAGTGCAGGCGTCTGCCCTGGGCCCGTATCGCCCACAGTGGGCCTGAGGGTCTGGGACGCTCAGTAGAGGGCGTGCCTGCGAGGGAAGCCATGTGGAGTCACGCAGCACCATCACCAACACCAGGATTTGTTTTGAAAATAGCATCAATCTCTTCGATTACCAGAAACCCTGGGGTTTAGAGTTAAACACAAAAAAGGGAACAAGGCCTGTTGGAAAGAGCCTGGACCTGGGAATTAGGAGGCCTGCGTGCTAGTCCCAGCTGTGCCTTCTACCAGGGTCGTGACCTCACCCAAAGCCCTTTCTGAGCCCCAATTACTCCACTTATGAAATGAAAATGGCTAGACTAGACCAGTGCGATTTATAAGTGTGTTCTGTAGAGTTTAATGAACTACAAAAATCAACctcaatctctctctcacacacaagtatttatcatctatcatctgtctatttACATCATCTAGCTGATGAATTGCTGGGCTAAGTGACTGTAACAGGTGCTTTTCTTCAGGGCGTCTCAGAGCCTCAAATATGCCCGCGTGGTTGTGATTCTGAGAGAGGTGGATAGGGAGAGCTGTGTTTCTCAAACTGCCCAGAGAGCAGACTGTCATTCTTTACAGAGCACCTCAGTGAGTCATGTTGCAGGAACCCATGTCATACTGGGCTAAGGCATCTCCCGGGGCCTTCCTCTTGATCAGTTTTGAGATTCTGTGACATGTCAGGtctgctctctcctctgctgCTCCCTCCCCTAGGCAGGGGCCAAGCTGTATGTTCTTCTTGGGCACAGCTGACTCTAAGAGTCACTGCCCTCATTGCGACGAGGGGCTGTGTTGGGTTTGTTATGAGTATGGCCAGACGGCCCTCCACACACGGACAAATGGGCACATACAGACATGTAAACACAGACAGACAGGTAGACACAGACAGACAGGTGCACACCATCCTCCCGGCCAGCTGGTGAGTCAGGTGAGAGACGGCCCCAGGGAACCATGTGACTGGCTCTTGGCCAAAGTTGTCTGGGCTGTCCTCAGGTCTGTGGCTCAGGTCCAGCCTGGGAGGCTAAGAAGCAGACCCTGAGCTGCCCAGCAGTGATGAGCAATGAAGCTGAGGTCTGGGTGCaaagtggcgggggtgggggaggaaatggTGCAGGTCAGTGACTCTACTGTGCCCTGGGTACACCGAGTTCTGCTGCTCCTTCCTCAGCACCTATGGGCGCCCCTTAGCCTTCCTTATTAGCAGGTACACACGTTAAGGATTATTTTTTATGCCCTTGTCCCAGAGGAGGCACTGAGAGTCTTAACAAATTATACATtcttttatgcattcattcattcaacagtgattttttttgagCTGTTCCCCAAACGAATATCACTCACTGACCCTGCACTCTTTGTGCTGGGGGTGGAAGTGGTGAAGAAGATAATTAGGATATTCACCCCACAGAACTTCTTCTTTTGTAGGGGAGACGGATATTAAGTGGGCACCAGGGAGTGGTAAGCAGGCTGATGAGGGTGGTACAGTGGGAAAACTATTACAGCAAAGTGAAAGGTCTAGAACTATACCTCACAATATGGACACTCCTCACATGACTGCCGAGCAAAGAAAGCAGACATAGGAGCACATACTATACGAATCTCTCTACCTAATGTACAAAAGTAAGGCAGTCTCTGATGTTTGACAGGGACTCCCTGTTGGGGAGCCTGCCCTGGGCTAAGGCATCAGAGGAGATCCCTGGAGAAGTGACAGCTAGAGGGGAGCTGAGGGATGGGCagggaggggtctggaaaagggaCTGGGGTGAAACAGAAGCATCATATGTCCAAGCAACTAAATGAAGTCCACTTTAGTTGGACGGTGAGAGGCAGAAAGGAGATGGGACAGGCTGAGAGGGGATGGGGTCAGATCCTGCAGCCACCTGGAAGGATTTTTCACAGGGACAATGGGAGGCATGGGGTGTTAGTGTGGGGGTCCTGGGACAGTTTAGGCAGATGATGAACATGGTTAGATTTTTTGCCGCTGGGTGGAGACTGATGGGGTGGGGTGTGCTGGGAACAGATGATAGTGGCCTGATTAGCAGCATGCTGAGATCCTACTCAGGGAAGCTCAGAGCCCCTACCTCCCCCAAAGTCACCTAAAAGCAGTGCCAGTCAATGTGCAGACCCAGATACTGGGATTTCAGTGATGCCCTTGCTTGCAAAATACTGCatacccacccctctccccccccccccccccgccacacacacacacacacacacacacacacacacacacacacacaccctccgtGAATGCCCATCTTCAGAGAGGGGTTCCTGGCCTCAGAGCACAGGGTTACATGCAGACACCTTCCCCTTGGTGGTGGGAAACTGACAGGCCGTGGGAACTGGTCTGACCTGTTGCCTGTTTCTGAACCTCGGCTGCCTTATCTGCACAGCAGGTCAGGGAGGATGAAAGGAGACCACGGAGAACAAGCCATGTGTGGCTGTGTGCGCCCCTGAGCTGCCCAAAGACTCACTGACCATGGAGGGAAACGGAGAGCTTGAAGGCACTCAACACCCCGGGGATTCCGCTTGGGATTAGAGGATCTGATAAGCCCCCAATCTGGGACTCATCTTGCTTAATCCTATACCAGGCCCGGTGAAGAGAAAACACCTTCTGTTTACAGGGAGTTCAGGAAACCTGTGATTGGATACAGCTGTTTGCTCTCAGCAGCCATCcactgctcagggcagggcctttTCCTCAGACTCTCTGCACGTGCTTGGCTGCTTGAAACCCAATCCCTGAACTTTCAACACTTGCTGGTTTGCAAGGGAGCCCTCCCTCCCGGGATCTCCCAGGGACAGTGCCCCGGTCTCGGGGGGAATGGCTGGTGGTCCTGAGAGGGCACTTTAAAGCGGAGACTTGGGCGTCTGAAGACCGATTACCACCCTGGACCCATCACAGAGCTTTGATTTTAACCCTGCACCGCTGGCCCGCCTCCGCCCTCCCCCTGCAATGTGGACATGATGGCACCAGCGTTCCTGTGAGTTGCCCAGGTCACTGCAGACTGCAGACCTTTTCTCCTCTGGTTtgggagcaggaggcttggctttgCTCAGGAAGCTGCTGTGGGATGagccgggctgggctggccacTTTGGACAGGGCCAGCCCCACGCCCTTCAAACCGGTGTTTTAGGGTGATTTGTAATAGGGATTTGACCTCTTTGGCTCTTAGCGTTCTCTCTTCCCGCCGGATGAAAGAAAGGCCTTGTGTTTTCCAGTAGAGCAAGAGGGTGGGATTGGACATTCTCCAAGTCCCATACAGGACCCACGAAGACCGTGATGGTTTCCAGGGGAGCAGCCCCACGCCAAGGCTGCCTGAAGCCCAGGTTAGGGCTCCTTGCACCCCAGGCTGGTTTTCATCTCCTGATGATAACGCTCTTGTTTCTGCTCCACAACTCCGCTCAAGCTGTTCTGTCCTCCGTGTGGAATGCCACGTGACTCTTCCCGGCTGCCTCGCAACATCACACCCAAACTTTGCAGCCAAACTACAGCacaacatgttttttttaaaatcctcactcaaggatattttcattgatttaagacagagagagagagagagagagagagagagagagagagagagagagagagagaaatgccaatatgagagagaaacatcgagcggttgcctcccataggcaccccaaacagggattgaacccgactgggaattgaacccacaaccttttggtgtgcaggatgacactccaaccaactgagccacccggccaggcacaaccctttttaattttaatagtggGAAGAACCTGAGGTTTGGCATCAGTTATTCCAGGGCTTGAACCTTGGGTCTGACTCCCTGTCAACTTCCTTCCCTGTCCCTGAAAGTGGCAAATGCCCGGTGAGTGCTGCTGTGAGGGGCTGCTGGTGGGCCGGTCCCCGATGAGCCCCTCTTCCCGGCTCCCAGGCAGGGTCTTTTCACCACACTTTCTTCTTGCTCAAATGGCTCGGCGCCAGGGATTGGTTGGTTCTGACCAATCGGCTGTGCCTGCTCTGTGG encodes:
- the ADRA2A gene encoding alpha-2A adrenergic receptor, giving the protein MFRQEQPLAEGSFGPMGSLQPDAGNASWNGTEAPGGGAWAVPYSLQVTLTLVCLAGLLMLLTVFGNVLVIIAVFTSRALKAPQNLFLVSLASADILVATLVIPFSLANEVMGYWYFGKVWCEIYLALDVLFCTSSIVHLCAISLDRYWSITQAIEYNLKRTPRRIKAIIVTVWVISAVISFPPLISIEKKGGGGQQQDEPRCEINDQKWYVIASCIGSFFAPCLIMILVYVRIYQIAKRRTRVPPSRRGPDHAPPGGAERRPNGLGPERGLGPGGAEAEPLPAQLNGAPGEPAPAGPRDTDVLDLEESSSSEHGERAPGSRRSERGSRSKGHTRENPAKPGDSLPRRGQGAGPGALGTGPEEERGGGAKASRWRGRQNREKRFTFVLAVVIGVFVVCWFPFFFTYTLTAVGCDVPRTLFKFFFWFGYCNSSLNPVIYTIFNHDFRRAFKKILCRGDRKRIV